In the genome of Shewanella glacialimarina, one region contains:
- a CDS encoding DUF2235 domain-containing protein — protein sequence MKKRIVVCADGTWNRPELDVEQDHATNVLKFARAIDPIASDGKPQQVFYDWGIGAYHDVLIGGATGRGLHKNIVDGYRYIVQNYSPGDEIWLFGFSRGAYTVRCLSGLINNCGIIKRPDAKYIQKAFDHYKTQDDKYAPDGIKSVEFRDKYSHSTRDVAFVGVWDTVGAMGIPFSFLGLFEDKDEFFDTKIGGNVKVARHALAIDEHRQDFTPTIWSSKDSVDIEQVWFAGSHSNVGGSYPADDDGTRLSDIPLQWMMQQAQLNGLSIEHHLLDGIVLNPLAKLVNSRRKFYRLKTKSLRTINDVGAAQVHSSVKARWQQDDSYRPENLLEYAKLHGW from the coding sequence ATGAAAAAAAGGATCGTAGTGTGCGCCGACGGCACTTGGAACCGGCCTGAGCTCGATGTTGAACAAGATCATGCCACCAACGTGCTTAAATTTGCCCGCGCCATTGACCCGATAGCGAGTGATGGTAAGCCACAACAGGTATTTTATGATTGGGGCATTGGCGCTTACCATGACGTGTTAATTGGCGGGGCAACTGGTCGAGGGTTACATAAAAACATTGTCGATGGTTATCGCTATATTGTGCAAAATTACTCCCCAGGGGATGAAATCTGGTTATTTGGTTTTAGCCGTGGTGCATATACGGTTCGCTGTTTATCGGGATTAATCAATAATTGCGGCATCATCAAACGGCCCGATGCTAAGTATATTCAAAAAGCGTTTGATCATTATAAAACCCAAGATGATAAATATGCTCCAGACGGTATTAAGTCAGTCGAATTTAGAGATAAATATTCTCATTCAACACGTGATGTCGCTTTTGTGGGTGTTTGGGATACAGTCGGTGCTATGGGGATCCCTTTTTCATTTCTAGGCTTGTTTGAAGATAAAGATGAATTTTTTGATACCAAAATAGGTGGCAATGTTAAAGTAGCCCGACATGCATTGGCAATCGATGAACATCGACAAGATTTTACCCCAACGATTTGGTCATCAAAAGACAGTGTTGATATTGAACAGGTGTGGTTTGCGGGGTCGCACAGTAATGTGGGCGGCAGTTATCCTGCAGATGATGATGGCACTCGGCTATCTGATATTCCGTTACAATGGATGATGCAGCAAGCTCAGTTAAATGGGCTGAGTATTGAACATCATTTACTTGATGGTATCGTGCTCAATCCGCTGGCTAAATTGGTTAATTCTAGACGCAAATTTTATCGACTAAAGACAAAATCGCTGCGAACGATTAACGATGTAGGCGCAGCACAAGTTCACTCGTCAGTTAAAGCGCGCTGGCAACAAGATGACAGTTATCGCCCTGAAAACCTGCTTGAATATGCAAAGCTGCACGGTTGGTAA